ATCTCGCTCGATTTTCATCAACGCAAAACAATAAACTGAATTCAATTTTCGAACTAAGTACCGAACTCatctttaaaatttaaaattaccTGAAATGGAAGCAAGGTTTCTCCAAGCACCAACAGAAGCTGAGCTTGCTAGGTTTTTGAAGGGAGAAAAATGAGAAACGAGATCAGTATCATTAAACTGATCTAAAACCAAACTCCAAATTGAAGGACCATCATGTTTCTCAAATTTATTCAAACCCTTAAACAATCTGACGACGCTTCTCAACTTCTTCTTTagttaatcaattttttttttatttgaacaaTCTGATTCATCTTGTTTCTTTAGGAAACATTGATATCCATCTTTAATTCGATTCAACAGATCCAGAAAACATTCATGGTGAATCTGAAAGAGTTGTTTTCTTATTCTCAATTTCAAAGAGAAATCCCTTTTGAATTTCGTTGTTTTGGAGAGACGAATTGATTAGATAAGGGTAAAAATGGAAAGAAACACAAAAAACGGCGGAATGAAAAAATTCTTAATCTCCCCGCTATCCCATACCAGCCTATAAaaaagaaacggagggagtacaatttTAGATGTGCCAAAAATTAGATCCTAAAATCTTAAAATATACCCCTTAGGAATGTTTGTGAAGACCCCTGAAGAGGTCAACAGTAGAGCAACAAATTTACTCCCTGCTTTGTTTTCTACTCCTTCACCATATCACTGACGGATAGTAGGCCAAAGTAAGATCATCCTCGAGATCTAAGGATTAAGACCAAAATTAAGACCACGTTTTATGTCAGTGAGAAATGTGGATGGAATCAAACAAATTTGATATACGCCACGGTTGAAGTCTTCAAATACGATTGTCATGTCAATTTCATCAGGTTGACGGTGTGTCAGATTAACAATCTCTACGTCGCGCAGTCGGATCACAAAGAAAGGTGGTTCTTTTAGAATCACAACTATGGCAGAATTAGTCAAGGCATGGGTGCTGATTTAGGCGAAGAAACCCCATAAATTGCAGAATTCTCTAGCGCCTGGAAATGTATCGGAAATCTAGTCCCGCAAGTCCGATGATTTTCTCCAACTTCGCGGGCAAAGTTGAATAATTCTTCATCACGACGCCGCCCGCCTTTCTCAAGGTCAGCCGAAAGCAGAAAGACTTGGATATCCTCAGTCTTTTCTCCCAACACCATGATGGGGCGATGCAAGCAGAATAGCAAAGCAGGAGGATGCACCCAGCTCACGCCTAGTTGCACCAAAGACTCTCTTACATTTTCAAACATGAGATCCACCTGAAACTCTGAACCTCCGGTGATTCGGAAACCGCTTACATGGGCCTccgatgattattttttttataccTTTTTTACTTTCCCTTCTATGTATGTTTCCTAATTATCTTTTGGATGACTAATCAAAACTCGTCTTTGTCTTGCCTTTTTACAGTTGGCCTTTAGCAGTATGCTGGGAAATTTATACCAGTCCCCTAAGCCAATAATACTTCACAATCCAGAAATGGTGCATAACCTTTGACCAAGGGATCTCTGTATCTGTAAAGTCAAGTTTAAGCAAGCTGCTTATCGTTTGCAGTGAATTTTTCACCATTTTACTGCAGTGAAAACTTCTTAGTGGTTTGAAATTGAATCCACAGTCTTAAGTTTAATATCCCATATATCTTTGTAAAGGACAGGTGAGAAGTTTAACTAATTAAACACAAGTTAGAAAAGTCTCTCCTACTGCATTGACTTGTCATCTCACATTTCAGCTAACAATATCTAATCTATGTGACACATAACTTATGAGAGGATCCATTTATAAAACCCCAATCATGCAAACACATTTTCCATTCATTCACTCTCAACCATTCTGTTTTCTTTCCTTCCATAACCATTTGTAATACTAAGCTTTcattattcatcatcatcagccatGGCTGCTCATTATCACAACCCTgcgtctatcttttctttgtttgtCATGATTAGTTGTTTGTTTCTCATTCATGGCAATCACGTAACGGTGGTTCAAGCAGCTCGTTATCTGTTGGAAACAAAACCAACTGTTCCAGAGATTCCCAAACTTACATTTCCTAAGTCTGAATTACCACCATTACCTGAGATCCCAAATTTTCCAAAGCCAGAGTTGCCGAAGATTGACATCCCGTCCTTATCGAAGCCAGAGTTGCCAACATTCCCTAAGATTGACATCCCATCTTTACCAAAACCTGAGTTGCCATCATTTCCTAAGAGTCAAATTCCATCTCTACCCAAGCTCGAACTGCCATCACTGCCGAAGACGGAAGCAGCATCTTTAACCGCGAATTCAGAGGTGCCAAAGCTTGGCGTTCCAACTTTGCCGAAACCTGTATTGCCGAAATTTGAAGTGCCTACTACTCTTCCAGTGCCCGAGCTACCAAAAACTCAATTGCCGAAGATGCAATTACCCAACTTTGAATTGCCCAAGACAGAACTCCCAAAGCCTGAATTTCCCAATCTTGAAGTGCCGGAGACTGAATTACCCAAGCCTGTATTGCCTAAGATAGAACTCCCTAAGCCTGAAGTCCCAAAGACAGAACTCCCTAAACCTGCGAAGAACCAATTCCCTAAGCCTGAAGTGCCTAAACCTGAACTAGCACCATTGCCCAAATTCGAAATTCCAAAACTGCCAGAATTGCCTTCTCTTCCAAAATCCACACTTCCTCACACCCCTTGATTAAATAGTTCTCCCAAATGAAGTGGTGGCAGCTTTGGAGGCTATGTGTTTACATTTGAGTTTCTGATTTTCGAGCTTTTTTATTCAATTTGGTTGATGATGATTTATGGTTCGTACACGTCATATGTAACTTGCTTGTCTTCATATTTTTCTGTAAGGTTTGGCTCATATTGATGCCGTATACTAttgttgtttgtttaattgctagATTGGGTGTATTCGTTTGCTTATCCAGAGGGATTTGTGTCTATTGTATTGATCATTCAGCAACAGTTCTCCGCGAGCAATATAAATGAATGAACTCTGTTTGATATGAATAGAACACAATACAATGCATATAATTTGATAATATTCTTTAAAATTGGATATAGGGGTGTAAAGCGAAATGCACCTATATTATGCAAAGGGAGTCCTCCAGGAGTCATGGGTTAATCAACTATGGCACTGTGGCTATGCTatgactagggctgcacatgggtcggtttgggtcggtttTGACCTCACCCACCACGTAACCCACTGATGATGGGTAACAAAAGTTGTCATACGGAACCAATCCAACATGAGaaatttcctgtttagtccataaaacccgacccgggttagtCTGTAGTCCATCCAGAAAAAACATTTAATAGGAGGTCCAAAAAAGTTATGGTCTTTGCAAAAAGACCCGATTACCCTTTTTATTATACGTGTGAATACTAAAGAACCAACCTCTCTCTGCAATTCTTCCATTAAATAACTTTTCCCTGTTAATTCCTCTCATTTTTTTTCTACCTCATCGTATTCAAGTGATCTTCTTAATCGGTcatcaacaaacaaaagaaaaatcaacgacaaaaccctagatttgataaaatcattacaaaaatccGTTCAAACCATCACAAAATCAACTGAAAAAAATCAGATCTAAACGAAAAATCGTATAAGATTGACATAGTTGTTCTGATGGAGATTCATTTTGGATCTGATTTTATGATTCGTTTTCCTGTTACTCATAAATTCGTTTTCTTACTGAAATTCTTAAAGTGTTGTGATCTGAAATTCTCGAAGTAAATGgttaaaaaagattgaaagaaacaAGTACTCCTGATTCTCAACCAGGGTcaaagaatcagaagaagaaatcTACTTGTGAAACCAAATCAAGGAAGAACAACGAATCTGTTAAGAAGGCGAAATCAAAGAAACCTGGTGTTTCTGCTAAAACAAGGTAATGCAATCCAACATGTGTACtgtatgatttttgatttttagtaGAACCATTAAATCAAACAGTACATATTGATGGCATAACTATACGATCTTTGTTACGCAGCAGACCATCGGTATAAGAAAATTTGTCATATCATTGTTGTGTTACTTGAATTACATATCAATATTACTCTTATATATATTCTTAATTCTTAATGttgatacatatcaatatgtagtgatttCTTAATGCTTAATGCTTAATTCTTGAGCTTAATTATGTACTGATACGTACTATATGAACCCTTAGTTCATGCTTGAAAAAGTGTGATTTTTAGATGCACCAGTTTATCATGATATGTACTTAGGGAAAGAGTAATTTTTAGATGCAGTACATACCATCATGTATGCAAAAATTCTAGTTTATGCTTACATATATATATGTACTGGATAAACCCTTGTACCTAGATGCTTATATACCAACAAAAAACATGTTAtatgtgtttatgaaaatgaaaaggatacttttatgaaaatgaaaatgtgaaGCTTTACCAACTGTTTTCTAGGTTCAGAAGTTGCGGATTTTATGTCTAGAGGACCAACACATGGAAAGAAATGAGAAACATGGTCAATATTGAAACGTGGTACGTTTTTTCACTTTAAATTGTAATGCATCCTGTTGTTAAGTTGTGTTGTGTATATAATGCATCCTCTCGATCCTTATATTGAATCTGTTTTGTTCCTCTCAGTGATTCTTCGTAATTTTGATGATTCATTGCCTGAAAATTTGTGGTGGTTTATCATTATTACTCATATGATTTTGCTGATTTATGCAGTAGTTTATTCTTAAATTTTAAGTTCATGCTATATCTGATAAATATAGGTTACTTTGTACTAGAGTTAAAAGCTTGAGGACATATTAATACGAATATGTATTAGTGAAAATAAATATGCAGTGTTCTCAAATAGATTACATATATATTGTTGAAAGTACGTATTCGTCAGTACATATCACCATGTTCTTGTTACTTCGTTTTCTTATGTTATAACCTTGTTGATTATACAACTAATATGAAAGAAAAATCCATATGTACTGGTAAAAACTGCAGTACATGTTTCTTTTTAATTCTTATGATTCATTGCCTGAAAATTCGTGCTGGTTTATCATTATTACTCACATCATTTTTATTGATTGACACagtacatatcattatgtactgTATAAACCCCTATATAAGCTGATATGTACTTGATGAGAGCAGTAGATACATATATGTATTGCATCAATTTGTGCACTACATGTCAATGTATACTTTATAAACCCTAGTATGAACAAATATGTACCATTATTATGATACCACAGTAGATACTGATATGTACTGGTTGAAAGCAGTGGCTATGATATGTACTACATGAAAACAGTCAGCCATATTTCccatgtactgcataactagttatctaTATAGATCGACCGTTTTGTTTACGATAATATGAAATAGCAGTgcgtattttgtttgattttacaTTGCTTTGTAATTTATATGTCGTTGTTTCTCTTTTTCGCACATGTCATCAGATGATAAAACATGTCGTATGTGGGATCCTATAGGTACTCATAGTTTATTCCACATATTTATCTTCCAAGACCTATTGATCTTGCAACTGGTGATTTTGTACTAGGCGCTCGGAATTGCTAACTTGGGGGATTATGCTAACTCACTGCAGGAAAAGAGCAGTTGCCCCTCATCAAGCACTTTTCTTCAGAGCCATCAAATATTATGGTGTGCTTACAATGCCAACAACACTGTTTTTGTCACCAAAAAAAATTTGAATCCATTTTATGAAAACTTTCCCTAAAGTAGATTTTAGTTGGCATTACTTATAAGTTCGGAATTTTAAAATCTTATAATGTAAATGATGAAGTATGTTCATCTATcagaatctattttttttttttaaaacaacttGTAATCGCTCTTTCAGATTCAATGCAAATGTCATGCTTTTTATTtgcagtgttttttttttcttaaccatTATTTGCAGTGTTATATTGTCGTTCTATACTGTCATTATGAAGACTGAAAAATAAGTAAGAAGCATTGAATACCTACAATACATATTTGCATGTAATGTAAAAAATGACACACATAAGAAAATTGGAACTTTATACTCAGAATTTTTTAGAACAGAAAGGACTACAAAAAAATATCATAAACTAGGTATTGTTAAAAATGATCAGCAGTTTttcattaacaaaatcaaaagataatgCAGACAATCTGCAGCATGGAAGAGGAGAAAAAGGCATAAAATTATCCCTTATACGAGGTCTTATCCAGACCCTGCAAAAGATCTCCTTTAACAACGactaataggaagaaaataaacaaaaatgaccattttactaACAATATACATCCTTCCTGGAAACTTATCAAGTACGACAAGTTCAAGTCTATTATTAATTctattaaaaataagaaattccGTTGGATGAGCCTTTTTTTGGAGTGTGAGGATCTGGTTTAGCATAttctagagttatatcttaaaATGTGGTTGCACAATTCACCGCCACGCAACACCTCTTTCTCCATAAGGTGACACGCGTCAGGTGAATAGTATGCCGGGTAAGCAAGCTGTCAAGCCCGGCGTGTGATTTTCTCTGCGCAAACCCGGAGTGTGATATGTTGTCGTCAACAAAGTACCTAATCTGATGAAGATTTATTTGAAAGAAACTTGTCATAAAATTCAAATAGAAACAGAAAATCGCAGTACATAGATACATGTGAAGAAAATAAGAACTGAAAGcctagtacatattaatatgtactaagacatattgatatgtattaagTAAAAACCTATAAAATATCGATATATATTTAGCTAAAACCTACTAGTTATCAGAGTACATATACATATGTACTGTGAAAAAAAATATACTGAATTTTCAAAACATAATATGTACTCTATATATGGAGATGTACTTccaaaaccttgcaaagatagtgCCTTTA
This DNA window, taken from Papaver somniferum cultivar HN1 chromosome 3, ASM357369v1, whole genome shotgun sequence, encodes the following:
- the LOC113360644 gene encoding protein PELPK1-like, whose protein sequence is MAAHYHNPASIFSLFVMISCLFLIHGNHVTVVQAARYLLETKPTVPEIPKLTFPKSELPPLPEIPNFPKPELPKIDIPSLSKPELPTFPKIDIPSLPKPELPSFPKSQIPSLPKLELPSLPKTEAASLTANSEVPKLGVPTLPKPVLPKFEVPTTLPVPELPKTQLPKMQLPNFELPKTELPKPEFPNLEVPETELPKPVLPKIELPKPEVPKTELPKPAKNQFPKPEVPKPELAPLPKFEIPKLPELPSLPKSTLPHTP